A stretch of the Cytobacillus sp. IB215665 genome encodes the following:
- a CDS encoding AAA family ATPase, with translation MYLRELTFLQEKIGEETNYPLNIQAFRSIEQISFESNVTFFVGENGSGKSTLLEAIADKCDFHTAGGSRNNIYEVDASQSHLSKYIRLSWLPKMTDGFFLRAESFYHFASYLDQLAREDRAFHYQGYGGKSLHEQSHGESFLTLFTNRFDRKGIYLLDEPEAALSPARQLSLLSIIHELQEYSQFIIATHSPILLGFPKAQILSFDTSPISTIDYEQTSHYQITRRFLENREVYFKELFD, from the coding sequence ATGTATCTAAGAGAATTAACTTTCTTACAAGAGAAAATTGGAGAAGAAACTAACTATCCCCTTAACATACAAGCATTTAGATCAATTGAGCAAATAAGTTTTGAGAGCAATGTAACTTTTTTTGTCGGTGAAAATGGGTCAGGAAAATCAACTTTGCTTGAAGCAATTGCAGATAAATGTGATTTTCATACTGCAGGTGGGAGCAGGAATAATATATATGAGGTCGATGCATCGCAGTCACATTTAAGTAAATACATTCGTCTTTCTTGGCTTCCGAAAATGACTGATGGATTTTTTTTAAGAGCAGAAAGCTTTTATCATTTTGCAAGTTACTTAGATCAATTAGCAAGAGAGGATAGAGCTTTTCATTATCAGGGATATGGGGGGAAATCATTACACGAACAGTCTCATGGTGAATCATTTCTTACTCTATTTACAAATCGGTTTGATCGCAAAGGGATATATTTGTTAGATGAACCTGAAGCAGCTTTGTCTCCTGCACGTCAGCTATCATTATTAAGTATTATTCATGAACTTCAAGAATATTCTCAATTTATAATTGCAACACACTCTCCGATATTATTGGGTTTCCCAAAGGCACAAATTCTTTCTTTTGACACTTCACCAATAAGTACAATTGATTATGAACAAACGAGCCATTATCAAATTACGAGAAGATTTTTAGAAAATCGAGAGGTTTATTTTAAGGAATTGTTTGATTGA
- a CDS encoding lipase: MKIYGMIGFCVISLVLFVSPYNVGAEQISSFKNSNFATLSDQLTDPEPFPQNLLPSEKSLARINHYPIVLVHGLVGWGRDELLGFRYWGGLTDIEKDLNSYGYETYSAAVGPFSSNWDRASELYAQIKGGTVDYGEAHSLEHGHDRYGRTYSGFYPEWGEVNSTTGTVNKIHLVGHSLGGQTIRLLTQLLEHGDENELALTDSNDISSLFKKENASMVSSVFTISSPHDGSTATRLVDSFFPMTKEIIALAASLTGKTDNILYDFKLDQWGLKRREGETFESYANRVYNSSIWNDTKDTAEWDASPEGASEINSWVSAQPSTYYFSVSTEQTYPSIWSGNHKPELFMNPILYVLSDFLGKYTENGSITINSDWWKNDGVVNTNSMDGPTLGSTDEIVFYEGLPEKGIWNYLGEFNSTDHIDIVGIGLYDVRSWYRSVADLLGSLQ; encoded by the coding sequence ATGAAAATATATGGAATGATTGGCTTTTGTGTTATTAGTTTGGTTCTTTTTGTAAGCCCTTACAACGTTGGTGCTGAGCAAATTTCTTCATTTAAGAATAGTAATTTTGCAACTCTTAGTGATCAATTAACTGACCCAGAACCATTTCCTCAAAATCTATTACCAAGTGAAAAAAGCTTAGCTAGGATAAATCATTACCCAATTGTACTAGTTCATGGATTAGTAGGATGGGGACGTGATGAGCTACTAGGTTTTCGATATTGGGGTGGATTAACAGATATTGAAAAAGATCTAAATTCCTATGGTTATGAAACATACAGTGCAGCAGTTGGGCCATTTTCAAGCAACTGGGATAGAGCCAGTGAGTTGTATGCTCAAATCAAAGGAGGAACAGTTGATTACGGTGAGGCACATTCACTTGAGCACGGTCATGATCGGTACGGTAGAACATATAGTGGTTTTTATCCTGAATGGGGAGAGGTGAATTCCACTACCGGAACGGTGAATAAAATACATTTAGTTGGTCATAGTTTAGGTGGTCAAACGATTCGTTTATTAACACAGCTTTTGGAACATGGTGACGAAAATGAATTAGCTTTAACTGATTCAAACGACATATCGTCTCTTTTTAAGAAAGAGAATGCTTCAATGGTTAGTAGTGTGTTTACTATCTCATCACCACATGATGGATCTACGGCTACAAGGTTAGTAGACAGTTTCTTTCCAATGACAAAGGAGATAATAGCTTTAGCTGCTAGTTTAACAGGGAAAACTGACAATATTTTATATGATTTTAAGCTAGATCAATGGGGACTAAAAAGAAGAGAAGGAGAAACATTTGAAAGCTATGCTAATCGCGTATATAACAGTTCTATTTGGAATGATACGAAAGATACTGCAGAATGGGATGCCAGCCCAGAAGGTGCAAGTGAAATAAACAGCTGGGTTTCAGCACAACCTAGTACATATTATTTTTCAGTTTCCACGGAACAAACTTACCCATCTATATGGTCAGGAAATCATAAACCTGAATTATTTATGAACCCAATATTATACGTTCTTAGTGATTTTCTTGGGAAATATACAGAAAACGGAAGTATTACTATTAATAGTGACTGGTGGAAGAATGATGGGGTAGTCAATACAAATTCTATGGATGGACCAACATTAGGATCAACAGACGAGATAGTATTTTACGAAGGATTACCAGAAAAAGGAATATGGAATTATTTAGGTGAATTCAATTCAACAGATCATATTGATATTGTTGGCATTGGCTTATATGATGTACGTAGTTGGTATCGTTCTGTTGCTGATTTGTTAGGCTCATTACAATAG
- a CDS encoding FAD-dependent oxidoreductase, which yields MIYKDENAKLPKSSKSLWTNTNNIKDFPTLDEHTEVDVVIVGGGITGITSAYLLVNEGFKVAIVEADKLFSGTTGHTTAKITAQHSLIYDKFIHSMDIGINKAKLYYKANKDALAFIKETVEENKIDCDFCEQDSYIYATTEEYRRKLEKEALAYEKIGIEGGLVDNIPFNITITNGLVMKNQAQFHPVKYLAYLVQVIIEKGGLIFENTTAVNIKTGDKPSVLTREGASITGNYILSCSHFPFYEGAGLYSTRLHAERSYIIAVKAKEAYPGGMYISADQPIRSLRSTTIAGEEMILIGGEGHKTGEGKSTLAHFNALEKFGNDVFDIESIAYRWSAQDLYTLDNIPYIGAVTLSQPNIMIATGYRKWGMTNGTVAALLFKDILLKKIRVDEHMFGPSRFHLNPSLKNFLVDNANVAGHLIKGKLEILSKDASDLSRGEGSVITVNGHRKGAYKDNTGKLHIVDTTCTHIGCEVEWNDGERSWDCPCHGSRFSYTGEVIEGPAEKPLQKYDYKMIDNLTSEDSGY from the coding sequence GTGATTTACAAGGATGAAAACGCAAAACTTCCTAAGTCTTCAAAGTCATTATGGACGAATACTAATAATATAAAGGATTTTCCAACATTAGATGAACATACAGAAGTTGATGTTGTTATCGTAGGTGGTGGTATTACAGGAATTACATCAGCTTACCTATTAGTGAATGAAGGCTTTAAAGTAGCTATTGTAGAAGCAGATAAATTATTTAGTGGTACCACTGGGCATACAACAGCGAAAATTACTGCACAACACAGTTTAATATACGATAAGTTTATTCATAGTATGGACATCGGGATTAATAAAGCTAAATTATATTATAAAGCGAATAAAGATGCTTTAGCTTTTATTAAAGAAACAGTAGAAGAAAACAAAATCGATTGTGATTTTTGTGAACAAGATTCATACATATACGCTACAACTGAAGAATATAGACGTAAACTTGAGAAAGAGGCGCTAGCATATGAAAAAATTGGCATTGAAGGAGGATTAGTTGATAATATACCTTTTAATATAACAATTACAAATGGGCTTGTCATGAAGAACCAAGCACAATTTCATCCTGTGAAATATTTAGCTTATCTAGTACAAGTTATAATCGAGAAGGGTGGACTTATTTTTGAAAACACTACAGCTGTCAATATTAAGACAGGGGATAAACCATCAGTTCTTACTCGAGAAGGGGCTAGTATAACAGGAAACTATATTTTGTCATGTTCGCATTTCCCATTTTACGAAGGTGCAGGTTTGTATTCTACGAGATTACATGCTGAACGGTCGTATATCATAGCTGTAAAAGCTAAAGAGGCATACCCTGGAGGCATGTATATTAGTGCCGATCAACCAATACGTTCGCTTCGTTCGACAACTATTGCTGGGGAGGAAATGATTCTTATTGGTGGTGAAGGGCATAAAACGGGCGAAGGAAAAAGCACGTTAGCACATTTCAATGCCTTGGAGAAGTTTGGGAATGATGTTTTCGACATAGAAAGCATCGCTTACCGCTGGTCTGCACAAGATTTATATACATTAGACAATATTCCATACATAGGAGCTGTAACTTTAAGTCAGCCAAATATTATGATTGCAACAGGATATAGAAAATGGGGCATGACAAATGGAACAGTTGCAGCTTTGTTATTTAAAGATATACTCTTGAAGAAAATAAGAGTCGATGAGCATATGTTTGGCCCATCTAGATTTCATTTAAATCCTAGCTTGAAAAACTTCTTAGTTGACAATGCGAATGTTGCAGGTCATTTAATTAAAGGTAAACTTGAAATCTTATCTAAAGATGCTAGTGATTTATCTAGAGGTGAGGGGTCAGTCATAACAGTCAACGGACATAGAAAGGGAGCTTATAAAGATAATACAGGTAAGCTACATATTGTAGATACAACTTGTACACATATCGGTTGTGAAGTTGAATGGAACGATGGAGAGCGTTCATGGGATTGCCCATGTCATGGCTCGAGATTCTCATATACTGGTGAGGTCATTGAAGGACCAGCTGAAAAACCGCTACAAAAGTATGATTATAAGATGATTGACAATCTAACATCAGAGGATTCTGGTTATTAA
- the purN gene encoding phosphoribosylglycinamide formyltransferase yields the protein MQINQEHKVEKKLLQVGFLASHGGSNMKSIVDAIRQGNLSANAGVVISNNSNSEALEYGRREGIPSYHISNNTINDSTKLDSHIRDTLVKHSVDLVILSGYLKKIGPKTLEAFSGRIINIHPSLLPKYGGKGMYGNNVHKVVLEARETVTGVTVHIIDEVYDKGKILAQRKVDVLKHDSVHSLAKRVFHCEKHFLPEVIQSIHFGDIKLP from the coding sequence ATGCAAATTAATCAAGAGCATAAGGTAGAAAAGAAGTTATTACAAGTAGGGTTTTTAGCTTCTCACGGTGGTAGTAATATGAAATCAATTGTAGACGCGATTAGACAGGGGAACTTATCAGCAAACGCGGGTGTTGTAATAAGTAATAATAGTAACTCAGAAGCTTTGGAATATGGAAGGAGAGAAGGAATTCCGTCATATCACATTAGCAACAATACTATTAACGACTCAACAAAGCTAGATTCACATATTAGGGATACCTTAGTGAAGCACAGTGTAGACCTTGTCATTTTAAGTGGGTATTTAAAAAAAATAGGTCCAAAAACATTAGAAGCTTTTTCAGGAAGAATTATTAATATTCATCCATCTCTATTACCGAAATACGGTGGAAAGGGTATGTATGGAAATAACGTTCATAAAGTGGTATTAGAGGCTAGAGAAACGGTTACAGGGGTGACTGTTCATATCATCGACGAAGTTTATGATAAGGGAAAAATATTAGCACAACGTAAAGTTGATGTATTAAAACACGATTCTGTACATAGCTTGGCTAAGAGAGTTTTTCATTGTGAAAAACATTTTCTTCCTGAGGTCATACAGAGCATTCACTTTGGAGACATAAAATTACCTTAA
- a CDS encoding RDD family protein: MSENSAGFSIRLAALLFDWLLIGLPITFIAYYIFNEQSFLLNQFEVIYGTLLPVFWKGYTVGKKIVGIRIVKIDGTNVHLVTMVLRVIIAGIVYGLTLGIGIIVSIFMVLLREDNRAIHDFVANTYVTYDN; the protein is encoded by the coding sequence ATGTCCGAAAACTCAGCAGGCTTTAGTATACGTCTTGCCGCATTATTATTTGATTGGTTACTTATTGGTTTACCAATTACCTTTATCGCATATTACATTTTCAATGAACAGAGTTTCCTACTAAACCAATTCGAAGTAATATACGGGACCTTACTTCCTGTTTTTTGGAAGGGATACACAGTCGGAAAAAAAATAGTAGGTATCCGAATTGTTAAAATAGATGGTACGAATGTTCACCTAGTGACTATGGTTTTGCGTGTCATAATTGCAGGAATCGTATATGGTTTAACACTTGGTATAGGCATTATTGTCAGTATATTTATGGTTCTGTTGCGTGAAGATAATCGCGCGATACATGATTTTGTAGCAAACACATACGTGACTTATGATAATTAG
- a CDS encoding flavin monoamine oxidase family protein: MNPKLSDEQMLHIISAGLKKTHMPKHIIIVGAGLAGLVAASLLKNAGHKVTILEGNDRVGGRVHTLRSPFSSSQYFNTGSMRIPENHRFVLSYINKFKLPTNLFINQTPLDKIYVNGTHTTLSTVKCNPHILNYPLNEAESGKTAVELLLSALQPIVDFIQQNPQKNWKIAEKKYRKYSFGFLLQSYFSYGAIDMIDTMLDLKAFSGVSLIEVLRKMSFFTAKMRYYEITGGMDYLPRAFLTQLKSDILYNQKMIKIINKKSNVVIETLQQRKLNLSTFTGHLAIVTVPFSTLRFVKVEPYDSFSYEKRKAIRQLNYMPSTKIAIEFKSRFWEYAAQYGGRSITDLPIRFSYYPSYGIGTKGHAVVLASYTWADEALLWDSLSEEERIQYALLDLAKIYGQQVFLEFVSGCSFSWSQNPYSSGAFTAFDPGQEYSLAPFISTPEGKVHFAGEHTTQTVGWMQGAIESGIRVAHEVNDLPI; the protein is encoded by the coding sequence ATGAACCCCAAACTATCTGACGAACAAATGCTTCATATTATATCAGCTGGATTAAAAAAAACACATATGCCTAAACATATTATTATTGTCGGAGCAGGATTAGCTGGGCTTGTTGCAGCATCATTATTAAAAAATGCTGGACATAAAGTGACCATTTTAGAGGGAAACGATAGAGTTGGAGGTCGGGTACATACTTTACGCTCTCCATTTAGCAGTTCTCAATATTTTAATACTGGTTCCATGCGTATTCCTGAAAACCATCGATTTGTCTTAAGCTATATTAACAAGTTTAAATTGCCTACAAACCTATTTATTAATCAAACCCCGTTGGACAAAATTTATGTAAATGGGACCCATACTACCTTGAGTACGGTTAAGTGTAACCCACATATTTTAAACTATCCGTTGAATGAAGCTGAAAGTGGTAAAACTGCAGTAGAACTGTTACTTTCAGCCCTTCAACCAATTGTCGATTTTATTCAGCAAAATCCACAGAAAAATTGGAAAATAGCAGAGAAAAAATACCGAAAATATTCATTTGGTTTCCTCCTACAATCTTATTTTTCATATGGTGCAATTGATATGATCGATACCATGCTTGATTTAAAAGCATTTTCTGGCGTATCTTTAATCGAAGTATTACGGAAAATGAGTTTCTTTACTGCAAAAATGCGTTATTATGAGATAACTGGTGGAATGGATTATTTACCACGAGCATTTCTGACACAATTAAAAAGCGATATTCTATATAATCAAAAAATGATAAAAATCATTAATAAAAAATCTAACGTAGTTATTGAAACTCTTCAACAGAGAAAATTAAATCTAAGCACTTTTACAGGTCATCTTGCAATCGTGACTGTACCCTTTTCAACTTTACGCTTCGTGAAGGTTGAACCTTATGATTCCTTCTCATACGAAAAGAGAAAAGCCATACGTCAACTTAACTATATGCCTTCAACAAAAATTGCTATTGAGTTTAAAAGTCGATTTTGGGAATATGCAGCTCAATATGGAGGTAGGTCAATTACAGATTTACCGATACGTTTTTCATATTACCCAAGCTATGGTATTGGAACGAAAGGACATGCAGTTGTTTTAGCGAGTTATACATGGGCGGATGAGGCATTACTATGGGATAGCTTAAGTGAAGAAGAACGTATTCAATATGCTTTATTGGATTTAGCAAAAATATATGGGCAACAGGTTTTCCTTGAATTCGTTTCTGGATGTTCTTTTAGCTGGAGCCAAAATCCATATTCTTCAGGAGCTTTTACAGCGTTTGATCCAGGCCAAGAATATTCATTAGCTCCCTTCATCTCTACACCCGAAGGAAAAGTCCACTTTGCTGGTGAACATACGACTCAAACTGTCGGTTGGATGCAAGGAGCAATTGAATCTGGGATTCGGGTCGCACACGAAGTGAATGATTTACCTATATAG
- a CDS encoding ABC transporter substrate-binding protein: MKVVSCVPAATDMINTLGLDQFISGVTFECPSSKPKVVRSVLEDNQLTSSEINETVSEYMKEQKSLYYIDQELLEQIEPDIMFTQHVCDVCQIGTSYVEKAIYKLSKQPKIVPLIPKNLNDIFDNVITVAKELGSEQKGIDAVKGYKDRLNRIQRKLMENNRRNSQVFFMEWINPIYNSGHWIPDLLHLAGGDDIFANNEGHSNPIKWEDLKQYDPEIIIISPCGYDRKKAVEEVKQLQQLDGWKQLRAVNNNNVYLVDPNLFTQPSIGVIDGVELLAALFHSDIISMPKHLTKKYIKI; encoded by the coding sequence ATGAAAGTTGTATCCTGTGTTCCAGCAGCAACCGATATGATTAATACTTTAGGCTTAGATCAATTTATAAGCGGGGTTACGTTTGAGTGCCCATCTTCTAAACCAAAAGTAGTTAGATCGGTATTAGAAGATAACCAATTGACCTCTTCAGAAATTAATGAAACTGTCTCTGAATATATGAAAGAACAAAAATCGCTCTATTATATAGATCAAGAATTACTTGAACAAATTGAACCCGACATCATGTTCACTCAACACGTTTGTGACGTTTGCCAAATAGGAACATCCTATGTAGAAAAGGCTATATACAAATTATCGAAGCAGCCAAAAATTGTACCGCTTATTCCAAAAAATCTTAACGATATTTTTGACAATGTCATAACAGTTGCTAAGGAGCTTGGTTCTGAACAAAAAGGAATAGATGCAGTTAAAGGTTATAAAGATAGGCTTAATCGAATTCAAAGAAAATTGATGGAAAATAACAGAAGAAATAGTCAAGTTTTTTTCATGGAATGGATTAACCCAATTTATAACTCGGGTCATTGGATTCCAGATTTATTACACTTAGCTGGGGGAGATGATATTTTTGCGAATAATGAAGGGCACTCTAACCCCATAAAATGGGAGGACCTTAAGCAATATGATCCCGAAATAATAATTATTTCACCGTGCGGATATGATCGGAAAAAGGCCGTTGAAGAAGTAAAACAACTCCAACAATTAGATGGTTGGAAACAACTGAGAGCTGTAAACAACAATAATGTTTACCTTGTTGATCCAAATCTATTTACACAACCTAGCATCGGTGTAATAGATGGTGTAGAACTTTTGGCAGCTCTTTTTCATTCGGACATAATCTCAATGCCTAAACATCTTACAAAAAAATATATTAAGATATAA
- a CDS encoding TetR/AcrR family transcriptional regulator: MKQRIKEQSILLFEKKGFTETSIQDIVDALGVTKGTFYYYFSSKEQLLMDIHLHYIDDLLQHQLEILVDNKKSCKEKLRDVVLLLITDIKEQGPSARVFLRELRNLTNEHLQKILTKRDKFRLNIEQLLADGVAKEEFRKDLEIDIITFGILGVTNWTYQWFDPTGTKSDHDVAEIYIDMILRGIQIE, encoded by the coding sequence TTGAAACAACGTATTAAAGAGCAGAGCATCCTTCTGTTTGAGAAAAAAGGATTTACTGAGACTTCTATTCAAGATATTGTTGATGCTCTAGGAGTAACAAAAGGAACTTTCTATTATTATTTTTCAAGTAAGGAACAACTATTAATGGATATTCATCTACATTACATCGACGACCTGCTACAACATCAACTTGAAATTTTAGTAGATAATAAAAAAAGTTGTAAGGAAAAGCTTAGAGATGTTGTGTTATTGCTTATTACGGATATAAAAGAACAAGGGCCTAGTGCACGAGTGTTCTTACGAGAGCTAAGAAATTTAACTAATGAACATCTTCAAAAAATTCTTACGAAACGTGACAAATTCAGACTGAATATCGAGCAACTACTAGCAGATGGTGTCGCGAAGGAAGAATTTCGTAAGGACCTTGAAATAGACATTATTACTTTTGGTATATTAGGTGTAACCAATTGGACGTATCAATGGTTCGATCCAACAGGTACAAAATCCGATCATGATGTTGCAGAAATATATATTGACATGATTTTACGTGGTATACAAATAGAATAA
- a CDS encoding long-chain fatty acid--CoA ligase: MTDKHVWLNHYPDDISTDVEIPNTTLPQILQNTSEEYPQNDAILFYQQKMSYKELNMSVQAFASSIQQSGINKGDRVAIMLPNCPQYVISFYGVLAAGAIVTQINPMLVERELQYILADSGAQTVVVLDMLYPRVKAIQQNTGLKNIIVVSLQPNDQSYKPDLSFYEFIKVGNGIVSPVDTDPEHDIAVLQYTGGTTGRPKGAMLTHRNLIANNVQAQEFFKNDVEKGKERCLIVLPFFHVFGMSACMNFSIFNAASMVLLPRFDVEEVLHTIKAEKPTIFPGVPTMFIAILNHPNATDFEIDCIKVCNSGGAPMPVEVLKAFEEKTGSKIVEGFGMSESGPVTHSNPLFAERKTGSVGIPYPSTDFKIVDIADGKLEVPVGEVGELIVSGPQIMKGYWNMTDETMHTLRDGWLYTGDIARMDEDGYLYIVDRKKDMIIASGFNIYPRDIEEVLYEHPSIQEAVVVGVQDAYRGETVKAFIVLKQGEQTNEQDIINYCKDHMASYKVPTIVEFKGELPKTTVGKILRRALRENNVT, encoded by the coding sequence GTGACTGATAAGCATGTTTGGTTAAACCATTATCCAGATGATATCTCAACAGATGTTGAAATTCCTAACACAACATTACCACAAATCTTACAAAATACTTCAGAGGAATACCCACAAAATGATGCTATTTTATTCTACCAACAAAAGATGTCATATAAAGAATTAAATATGTCTGTTCAAGCTTTTGCCTCATCAATACAACAGTCAGGAATTAATAAAGGTGATCGTGTTGCAATTATGCTACCTAATTGTCCTCAATACGTGATTTCATTTTATGGGGTGTTGGCTGCAGGTGCAATCGTTACACAAATTAATCCGATGCTGGTAGAGCGAGAACTACAATATATTTTAGCAGATTCTGGGGCGCAAACTGTTGTTGTCCTAGATATGTTATACCCTCGAGTGAAAGCGATTCAACAAAATACAGGATTAAAAAATATTATAGTTGTTAGTCTGCAACCAAACGATCAATCATACAAACCAGATTTATCTTTCTATGAGTTTATAAAAGTTGGAAACGGAATTGTTAGTCCAGTTGACACAGATCCTGAGCATGATATAGCAGTCCTACAGTATACTGGAGGAACGACTGGTAGACCAAAAGGAGCTATGCTAACACACCGTAATTTAATTGCAAATAATGTTCAAGCACAAGAGTTTTTCAAAAATGATGTAGAAAAGGGTAAAGAGCGTTGCTTAATAGTTCTACCATTTTTTCATGTTTTCGGTATGTCGGCATGTATGAATTTTTCAATTTTTAATGCTGCTTCAATGGTCCTTCTACCAAGATTTGATGTTGAGGAAGTATTGCATACGATAAAAGCTGAAAAACCAACGATTTTCCCAGGAGTACCGACAATGTTTATTGCTATTTTAAACCATCCTAATGCCACTGACTTTGAAATTGATTGTATTAAGGTTTGTAATAGTGGAGGAGCACCAATGCCTGTGGAAGTACTAAAAGCATTTGAAGAAAAAACTGGCTCTAAAATAGTTGAAGGGTTCGGCATGTCTGAATCAGGTCCAGTTACACATTCTAATCCACTATTCGCTGAGCGAAAAACAGGAAGTGTTGGTATTCCATACCCTTCAACTGATTTTAAAATCGTTGACATTGCAGATGGCAAGCTAGAGGTACCAGTAGGGGAAGTTGGTGAACTGATCGTTTCAGGACCTCAGATCATGAAAGGATATTGGAACATGACTGATGAAACGATGCACACTCTCCGTGATGGTTGGTTATATACAGGGGACATTGCTCGAATGGATGAGGATGGATACTTGTATATCGTTGATCGAAAAAAAGACATGATTATTGCAAGCGGTTTCAATATTTATCCGCGTGATATAGAGGAAGTTCTCTATGAACACCCTTCTATACAAGAAGCTGTAGTGGTTGGAGTACAGGATGCATATAGGGGTGAAACAGTAAAAGCATTTATCGTTCTTAAGCAAGGGGAACAAACGAATGAACAAGATATTATTAACTATTGCAAAGATCATATGGCTTCATACAAAGTACCAACAATTGTAGAATTCAAGGGTGAATTACCGAAAACGACGGTTGGTAAAATATTAAGGCGTGCTTTGCGGGAGAATAATGTTACGTAA
- a CDS encoding DUF6944 family repetitive protein: protein MVTEGKELEVLGAWIQVVGSVIAAIGQSGRVDEQAVNDQLIVLGNSLKAVGNSFRAIGREQQQLAENNKGNDLIIFGNWLLAGGSAASAVGAGIMEAQNEDEGLQIGVIGNSVQSLGASFGAVGAVVRSSDLLALGNSIQSLGAALLAIGILYIINGKEKMGRILSSLGSWLQAIGASITAIALTKTLNNNR, encoded by the coding sequence GTGGTGACTGAGGGGAAAGAATTAGAAGTTCTTGGAGCGTGGATTCAAGTTGTTGGGAGTGTCATAGCTGCAATTGGGCAATCTGGACGGGTTGATGAACAAGCCGTTAATGACCAACTTATTGTGCTAGGAAATTCTTTAAAAGCTGTAGGGAACTCTTTTAGAGCTATAGGAAGAGAACAACAACAACTAGCTGAAAATAATAAAGGTAATGATTTGATTATTTTTGGGAATTGGTTACTAGCAGGAGGGTCTGCTGCAAGTGCTGTAGGTGCTGGAATAATGGAGGCACAAAATGAAGATGAAGGTTTGCAAATTGGAGTGATTGGTAATAGTGTACAATCACTAGGGGCTTCATTCGGCGCAGTGGGTGCTGTTGTTAGGTCATCAGATCTGTTGGCTCTAGGAAACAGCATTCAATCTTTAGGTGCGGCATTGTTAGCAATTGGTATTCTTTACATAATAAATGGGAAAGAGAAAATGGGAAGAATTTTGTCAAGTTTAGGTAGTTGGCTTCAAGCTATTGGAGCATCTATTACAGCGATTGCACTTACTAAAACGTTAAACAATAATCGTTAA
- a CDS encoding SRPBCC family protein: MLIFLAEKQEEINRPIEDVYNYVINMENFGKWFPNVIEMTSNNKLAHGEIGKKYTEQTRLPFNIKKSIPITVIESAHNSKFVTDGDFPPLMERMTVTFSAKAIDSTLVTWKMESRNHSRLANIFFMPLAKIIIKNRAEKGMLKLKQELEKSS, translated from the coding sequence ATGTTGATATTCCTAGCAGAAAAACAAGAAGAAATTAACAGACCAATAGAAGATGTATATAATTATGTAATTAATATGGAGAATTTCGGTAAATGGTTTCCTAATGTAATAGAAATGACCTCTAATAATAAGCTAGCTCACGGTGAAATAGGGAAAAAATATACTGAGCAAACGAGACTACCCTTCAATATAAAAAAATCAATACCAATCACTGTCATTGAATCAGCACATAATTCAAAGTTCGTAACTGATGGTGATTTTCCACCTTTGATGGAAAGAATGACAGTTACTTTTTCGGCTAAAGCAATAGATAGTACCCTTGTAACTTGGAAAATGGAAAGTAGAAACCATTCGAGGTTAGCCAATATTTTCTTTATGCCACTAGCAAAAATAATAATTAAAAATCGAGCAGAAAAGGGTATGTTGAAGCTTAAACAAGAGCTTGAAAAGTCATCTTAA